The Magnolia sinica isolate HGM2019 chromosome 10, MsV1, whole genome shotgun sequence genome includes a window with the following:
- the LOC131217126 gene encoding uncharacterized protein LOC131217126: MSGPGIHPYHQQWAPSPAPPPPPPPPAIPVENPNAGRAPTDEVRTIFISGLPEDVKERELLNLLRWLPGYEASQVNFKGEQPMGFALFSTAQFAMAARDALQEMVFDTEAKSVLHTEMAKKNLFVKRGVVGDSSSFDQSKRLRTGGDYTHTGYPSPAPFHPAAPPVWGPQGYITQPAPYDPYGGYPVPQVAMPTPAPLPAPTGYAPVHNTKDNPPCNTLFIGNLGENIIEEELRGLFSAQPGYKQMKILRQERNTVCFIEFEDVNSATTVHQNLQGAVLPSSGRGGMRIQFSKNPFGRRKDGGNGMVAAAETNGAPTYQ; the protein is encoded by the exons ATGTCCGGACCTGGCATCCATCCATACCAtcagcagtgggccccatcaccagCCCCACCACCACCTCCCCCTCCTCCCGCAATCCCAGTCGAAAATCCTAACGCCGGCCGCGCTCCCACAGATGAG GTCCGTACAATCTTCATCTCGGGCCTACCTGAAGACGTGAAGGAGAGGGAGCTCCTGAACTTGCTGAGGTGGCTTCCAGGCTACGAGGCTTCTCAGGTGAACTTCAAAGGAGAGCAGCCCATGGGATTTGCGCTCTTCTCCACGGCCCAGTTTGCAATGGCCGCGAGGGATGCACTTCAG GAGATGGTTTTCGATACGGAGGCCAAGTCTGTTTTGCATACGGAGATGGCAAAGAAGAATCTTTTTGTCAAGAGAG GTGTGGTTGGTGATTCTAGTTCCTTTGATCAAAGTAAGCGCTTGCGAACTGGTGGTGACTATACTCACACGGGTTATCCAAGTCCCGCTCCTTTTCACCCTGCAGCTCCACCTGTTTGGGGACCCCAAGG GTATATTACTCAACCTGCTCCATATGATCCATACGGTGGCTATCCAGTTCCTCAAGTTGCCATGCCTACTCCCGCTCCCTTGCCAGCACCTACTGGTTATGCTCCTGTTCAT AACACAAAAGATAATCCTCCTTGCAATACTCTCTTTATTGGCAACCTTGGAGAAAACATAATCGAGGAAGAATTGAGGGGCCTTTTTAGTGC ACAACCTGGTTATAAGCAAATGAAGATTTTGCGGCAGGAGAGAAACACGGTGTGCTTCATTGAATTTGAA GATGTGAACAGTGCAACAACAGTGCACCAGAATTTGCAGGGTGCTGTTCTCCCTAGTTCTGGACGTGGCGGCATGCGAATACAAT TCTCGAAGAACCCGTTCGGGAGGAGGAAGGATGGAGGCAACGGCATGGTTGCAGCTGCTGAGACTAATGGCGCTCCCACCTATCAGTAG